Sequence from the Candidatus Woesearchaeota archaeon genome:
GGTGGGCGTGAATAATAGAAAATTCTTACTGAGTCTTTTTGTAGCACAAGGCATTCCTGAAGACAAACTCGAAAGCGCTATGATGAGCATTGACAAACTTGACAAACAAAGTGTAGATGACATTGTCAAAGAAACAAACGAGAAAGGCATACCTGAAGATGCAATTAGAAAACTACTTGACTTACTACGCTACCAAGGAAGCAACGAAGAAAAACTTAACTTCTTTGCAAGCCAACTCTTTGTTGATGACCCTGGAATAGTAGAACTTCGCGAATTACTTTCTTATTTTGCAAACGATACTAGAGTGCAATTCGTTCCAACCCTCGCGCGAGGACTGGGGTATTACACCGGAACAGTTCTAGAAGTGTATTCGCAAGATAAACCAGAAATAGGTTCTGTAGGTGGAGGTGGACGATACGATGATCTTATCGAAGGCTACCTGGAATCTGCTGGGCAGAGTACTGGTGACAGAAGTTTTCCTGCAATTGGTATTAGCTTTGGTCTAGACAGAATTGTAGATGTTCTCAAACAACTAGGACAAGCAGAGATGAAAAAAACAAATGTGCAACTTTTCATCGCGCCAATTAGCACGCAACAAGAAAGTTATGCAATAGCCCAAGAATTTAGGAAAGCAGGCATAGCAGTTGATATGGACTTGATGAAGCGAGGACCATCAAAGAATTTTGCTTACGCAGATGCATACAACATACCATTTGTAGCAGTGATTGGTGAGAATGAAATCAATGAAGGCGTTATCACACTTAAAGATATGAGT
This genomic interval carries:
- a CDS encoding ATP phosphoribosyltransferase regulatory subunit codes for the protein VGVNNRKFLLSLFVAQGIPEDKLESAMMSIDKLDKQSVDDIVKETNEKGIPEDAIRKLLDLLRYQGSNEEKLNFFASQLFVDDPGIVELRELLSYFANDTRVQFVPTLARGLGYYTGTVLEVYSQDKPEIGSVGGGGRYDDLIEGYLESAGQSTGDRSFPAIGISFGLDRIVDVLKQLGQAEMKKTNVQLFIAPISTQQESYAIAQEFRKAGIAVDMDLMKRGPSKNFAYADAYNIPFVAVIGENEINEGVITLKDMSTGNEEKISVADAIAKLQAYQA